Sequence from the bacterium genome:
GGCCTTGAAAAAGGCGGAATGCAGTTTGATGCGTCCGGCGGTGCCGATGATGGTCGCTTCTTTCGGCGTGTCGGTGCGATTGGCGGCGGCCAGCACGGCGAGCTGGCCGTTGGGATAGCCGAGAATCACACCGCATTGTTCATCTACGCCGGTGGCGCCGAGATGCGCCATACTGGTGAGGCGTTGCGGCGGGCCGAAGACCATCGAGGCAAGGGCGAGCGGATAGATGCCGACGTCCAGCAGCGCGCCGCCGCCCAACGCGGGCGCGAACAGCCGGCTTTGCGGATCGAACTCCGCGCGAAAGCCGAAATCCGCGAGCAGCATTCGCGGCTCGCCGATTATTCCGTTTGCCAGCCACGCGCGTGCTTGCACCACCGCGGGCAGGAAGCGCGTCCACATGGCCTCCATCAAAAAGACCTGCTGCTGGCGGGCGAATTGAATGACGCGCTCCGCTTCGGCGGCGTTGATCGTGAACGGCTTCTCGCACAGCACTGCCTTGCCGGCCTCCAGGCACAACAAGCAGTTCTCAGCGTGCAAGGAATGCGGGGTGCCGATGTAGATCACATCGATCTCCGTGTCGCGGGCCAGGGCGGCGTAACTCGCATGGCGCCGGGGCACATTGAAGCGCGTGCCAAAGGCTTCAGCCGCGGCTGCGGTGCGCGAGCCGACTGCTTGCAGTTGCGCCTCCGGTAAAGTTGCCAGCGACTGCGCAAACACCTGCGCAATCCGGCCGGTGCTGAGAATGCCCCAACGGATTTTTCGATTTTCCATGTTGGCTCCTGGTTCGACCTGGTCAGGGATGGCCGTCGCTACCACACAGTCAATCGCAAGATAGTATTTTCGCCACCAATGTCCAGTAGAAGCCGGCCCACCAGGGAGCCAGACTTGGATGCCAGCGGCCAGGATGGCGGGTAGAATCATGGCGTGCAATCCTGAGTTCGTGCGGCTTCAGTCGAGTTGCGCATGAGCCAACCGCAAGGCCTTTGTTGATTTCCTCGAAACACATACGCATATTGCAAATATGACAGCAGTGAGTTTTGAATGGGATCGCCGCAAGGAGAAGTCCAAGATAAAAACCACGGTACTTCCTTCGATGGGGCGCGCACGGTCTTCTACGATGAGAATGCCATCGAATTCTCCGATCCGGATCATTCCGAGCATGAAAACCGCTTCATCCTTCTGGGAATGAGCGCGAAGTTACGGGTTCTCATTGTCTGTCACTGTTTACGAAGAAGCGAGACCGTCATCAGAATTATTTCGGCGAGAAAGGCGGACCGGGAAGAGGAACGCGCATACTGGAGATTGAGAAAATGAGAGCGCATTACGATTTTTCCAAGATGAAAAGCCGCAGAAATCCTTACGTCAAACACTTGAAGCAGACTGTGACGATTCGGTTCGATCGTAACACCGTCGCTTATTTCAGGTCTCTGGCGCAGGATACCGGAATTCCCTATCAGAGCTTGATCAATCTCTACCTGCGCGATTGCGCGGTTCATCAGCGCAAGCTGGAAATAAAGTGGACTGAAAACACCGGGAAGTCGACTTGACTACAAAGGCCTGGGCGGGTGCTGTGCGCCATTGCTGCCAGGCGTGGCTTGGCGCGGATTCGAACTTTGCAGGGTGCCGGCGGTGAATTTCTGTCGCGGCAAAAGCCGCAGCGGGTTTGTGGCGAAGTTGACATGAAAATCAAACACAAAACCACATCATGACTTTTCAAAGCCTGCAGCGGAAAAAGCTCGCCCTTTGCATTGACGCCGGAGAATATGAAGGATCGAGCTTGTTTGCGATGAAGCTCTACGATTACATTCCCGACGCCGCCTCTGAGAAACAAGGATTCTTGCGCGTGATTGACGAAGAGGGCGAGCCTTATTATTATGACGCCCGGGCTTTTCTTAAAATCACTGCGCGCCGTAACGGCCTGTCGATTCCCTTCGCTTCGTCACACAAATCCCGTTCGAAGCGGGCTCAATCAAAGACACGCAAATCCTGAGCAAGCCCTCAAGGGATTTTGTGCCGCCACGATGCTCGCCACCAATCCTGGCCTGCTTTTGAAATTGTTCGCCAATTGATGCCAGCGATTCAATGCGTGACACAGTTTTTCGATGCCTTCCGTGCCAGGCGTTTTCCCACCAATATGCGGCTGTTCATGTGCTTAATAAGCCTGCGCCAGGTTTTCAGTCTGTCTGAGAACGTGGCGTTTAGGATGTCATTCCGGAGGAATCTTCCCAAGTATCAGCAAGCATCTGTTTGAAAAGCAAAATGATTCCTGCGGAATCACAGTGTTGTTAGGGCGGAATTCAGCCGGCTGAGCTCTTACGCTCAGGCAAGATACCAGCAAACGGCTGGAAATCAGTGCGCACAACTCACTGCCCACGGGAGTTTTGCACTTTTTTCACAACCATCCTGGCGATCAGATGGTGAAAGGCGGGGCCAGACCCGGGCTTGGGGGAGGTGAGATGGCAGTCGCAGCTCGTTCATCCCAAGCCTGAATTCACCCACCATTGGGACAAACTTTGTCTTGAGAATTTCCCCGCGATTTCGGACATTGCGCCGCGGCTCGAGTCGTGACTGCCAGGGCTGGATACCGAGGCTGGTGAGGGGCCGCTGGGTCCACGCCTGTACTTGTCTGGAACAATCGGCTATTCAACCGGAAAGGGGTTGTTGCATGAGGCTCAAACACACTGCTGTGGTTGCAATTTTTCTCTTATCGTTCAACGCCGGCTTCGGCCAGGAGGAAAAACCGCGCATCGCGGTGCTCGATTTCGAGAGCATTGGCTGCGACTCCTCCCTCGGCCTGGCGGCCTCCGAAATCCTGCGCACCGAGCTGGGCAGCCTGGGCACCTATCGCATCATCGAGCGCTCGCAACTGGTGAAAGTGATGGAGGAGCAAAGCCTGCAAATCTCCGGCGCGGTGGATGAGCAGGCCATGGTCGAAATCGGCAAGCTGCTGGGCGCGCGCATGGTGGTGGTGGGCAGCATCGTGCGCACCGGCAAAACCTACACGCTCAATTCGCGCTTCATCGACGTGCAGACCGCCGAGGTGAAAAAGAGCCAAAACATTCGCGGCAACAGCGAAGACGAAATCTCCAACATGTGCTCGAGCCTGGCCAAGGTCATTTCCGAAGAGGGCACCAGCAGCGGCGGCACGGTCAGCGAAACCACGCTCGGTCGCATCTGGCTGGTGCAGGAAAGCGATTTCACCGGGATATGGACGCGGCGCGGCCAGAGCAACGTTTTCGACGCCGTCTGGTTTCCCACCAAATCCGGCTTGCGCGCCGAGCTGGCGATGGCGGAACCGGCCGGCAGCGCGCTCGAAATCAGACGCACGGATCAGGGCAAACCGCTGGGCAGTTATCGCGGCACGGCAGCGGCCAGCGGACAGAGCTTTCACGGCACCGCCACCTGGTCGCCGCAGGTTTCCTGGCAAGGCGAGTTTTTCTTCGAGGCGCCGGGCACGCAGCGCGGTTTGGGTACGGTGTGGGTGGTCAAGGAGGGCGACTTCACCGGCATCTGGCGGCGCATGGGCGAGAGCAACAATTTCGAAGCAACCTATTTCCTGAACAAAGGCGCGGTGACCGCCGAGCTGGTGGTGGAGGGCATGGACAAGGGCGCGTTACGCATCAAGCGCTCGGCCAAAACGGGCGTGCTGGGAAATTATCAAGGCTGGTTCAGCGCCGGCATGCGGCACGTGAGCGGCAATGCCGACTGGCTGCCGAGTCTGGTGTGGTCCGCGGAAGTTTTCTATTGAGTGACGTGCCCCGCCCCAGTGTGACAATCTCGAATGGGGCGGGCAGCAGAGTTTATCCTGTCCTGCCGTCAGGAAGAACAGGAAGGAGAGGTTATCCCCAAAAAGAAAAAGCAGCAAGACCGGCATGACACTGGCACTGCTGGCCTCTGCCCGCATGAAGGCAGCGACCAGCACCGCCGTCTGCTGCTTTTCCCCCCGGTTTTCCCGCTTGCCTGCGAGCCTTTCAAAAATGAACCGTGGCCACCATCACGGTGGCAGTCGTCACGGCGATTGGACCGGAATTGGGCGGCAGCGTAATGTTCAAGCCCGGCTCGACGCCCAGGCTGAATTTGGGATTGAGGAAAAACTCCCCGCCGAAATAAAGGCTGCCGGCATAC
This genomic interval carries:
- a CDS encoding Gfo/Idh/MocA family oxidoreductase; translated protein: MENRKIRWGILSTGRIAQVFAQSLATLPEAQLQAVGSRTAAAAEAFGTRFNVPRRHASYAALARDTEIDVIYIGTPHSLHAENCLLCLEAGKAVLCEKPFTINAAEAERVIQFARQQQVFLMEAMWTRFLPAVVQARAWLANGIIGEPRMLLADFGFRAEFDPQSRLFAPALGGGALLDVGIYPLALASMVFGPPQRLTSMAHLGATGVDEQCGVILGYPNGQLAVLAAANRTDTPKEATIIGTAGRIKLHSAFFKATQVTLARSGQPEQTVHAPYESFGYQHEAAEVMACLRAGRLESEIMPPDESLQLMQTMDEIRRQWGLRYPQERA
- a CDS encoding BrnA antitoxin family protein, with the translated sequence MRAHYDFSKMKSRRNPYVKHLKQTVTIRFDRNTVAYFRSLAQDTGIPYQSLINLYLRDCAVHQRKLEIKWTENTGKST
- a CDS encoding CsgG/HfaB family protein codes for the protein MRLKHTAVVAIFLLSFNAGFGQEEKPRIAVLDFESIGCDSSLGLAASEILRTELGSLGTYRIIERSQLVKVMEEQSLQISGAVDEQAMVEIGKLLGARMVVVGSIVRTGKTYTLNSRFIDVQTAEVKKSQNIRGNSEDEISNMCSSLAKVISEEGTSSGGTVSETTLGRIWLVQESDFTGIWTRRGQSNVFDAVWFPTKSGLRAELAMAEPAGSALEIRRTDQGKPLGSYRGTAAASGQSFHGTATWSPQVSWQGEFFFEAPGTQRGLGTVWVVKEGDFTGIWRRMGESNNFEATYFLNKGAVTAELVVEGMDKGALRIKRSAKTGVLGNYQGWFSAGMRHVSGNADWLPSLVWSAEVFY